Proteins encoded within one genomic window of Empedobacter falsenii:
- a CDS encoding glycerophosphodiester phosphodiesterase family protein: protein MNFNYFKRYYLGILMFSLLTIFSCNPKKNQSETHQNTSSEEISFKYSTKNKNFVSAHRGGSRIHGFPENCIETFEHLYQKGIQIFEIDVAETKDNQLILMHDNSLQRTSTGRQDVNQVDLKTIKEYFLVDDFGQQTSYKIPTFAEALNWGKSKPIYFMVDIKKGVDYRDIVKTIEQANMQKQVVLVTYTVGQAKKLHQLAPDMLLSVSMRNEREFNEMMNSGIPTDKMVAFTGTRRNDKSFLNKIHDKDILVIFGTLGNLDKSASAKNGQLYRDLEKDGVDIFATDRAMDVHQTINKN, encoded by the coding sequence ATGAATTTCAATTATTTTAAACGATATTATCTCGGAATTTTAATGTTCAGTTTACTGACTATTTTTAGTTGTAATCCGAAGAAAAATCAATCCGAAACACATCAAAATACTTCATCCGAAGAAATATCCTTCAAATATTCGACCAAAAATAAAAACTTTGTCAGCGCGCATCGCGGCGGAAGTAGAATACATGGTTTTCCCGAAAATTGTATCGAAACTTTTGAACATCTTTATCAAAAAGGAATACAAATTTTTGAGATTGATGTTGCTGAAACAAAGGATAATCAACTTATTTTAATGCACGATAATTCGTTGCAACGAACAAGCACAGGGCGACAAGATGTCAATCAAGTTGACTTAAAAACCATTAAGGAATACTTTTTGGTAGATGATTTTGGACAACAAACGTCATACAAAATTCCGACTTTTGCAGAAGCGTTAAATTGGGGAAAAAGTAAACCAATTTATTTTATGGTTGACATCAAAAAAGGTGTTGATTATCGTGATATTGTAAAGACAATAGAACAAGCAAACATGCAAAAACAGGTTGTTTTGGTGACGTATACAGTTGGTCAAGCGAAAAAGTTGCATCAACTTGCGCCAGATATGTTATTATCTGTTTCGATGCGAAACGAACGAGAATTTAATGAAATGATGAACAGCGGAATTCCGACTGACAAAATGGTTGCATTTACGGGAACTCGACGCAATGATAAATCATTTTTAAATAAAATTCATGACAAAGATATTTTGGTCATTTTTGGAACTTTAGGAAACTTAGATAAAAGTGCTTCGGCGAAAAATGGACAACTTTACCGCGATTTAGAAAAAGATGGTGTCGACATTTTTGCAACGGACAGAGCAATGGATGTACATCAAACGATTAATAAAAATTAA
- the tyrS gene encoding tyrosine--tRNA ligase, protein MNPLIEELTWRGLVHNIMPGTEEQLNKEMTSGYVGFDPTADSLHVGSLVPIFLLVHLQRHGHRPIALVGGATGFIGDPTGKAAERSLLDEETLNKYVAGIKAQLSRFLDFDTNNGNSALLVNNYDWMKDFSFIDFARNVGKHITVNYMMAKDSVKSRLSSESNVGMSFTEFTYQLIQGYDYLHLYKELGAKLQMGGSDQWGNITTGTELIRRTVQGEAFAFTCPLTTKADGTKFGKSEGGENIWLDKNRTSPYKFYQFWLNQADADAERYIKIYTFLEKEAIDDFIERHRQEPHLRELQRKLATEITILVHGVEELRKAEKASQVLFGKSTSEDLKELDGDTFLSVFEGVPQATIAKADIEAGLDIVTALAEKSGFLKSNSEARRELKANAISVNKEKVAEEFVLTTENLIADKYVLLQKGKKNYFILIVE, encoded by the coding sequence ATGAATCCATTAATTGAAGAATTGACTTGGAGAGGACTGGTTCACAATATTATGCCAGGGACAGAAGAACAACTAAATAAAGAAATGACTTCTGGTTATGTAGGTTTCGATCCTACAGCAGATTCTCTTCACGTGGGAAGTTTGGTTCCTATTTTCTTATTGGTTCATTTGCAACGTCACGGTCATCGTCCAATCGCATTGGTGGGTGGTGCAACTGGTTTTATCGGTGATCCTACTGGTAAAGCAGCAGAGAGAAGTTTATTAGACGAAGAAACATTGAATAAATATGTTGCTGGAATTAAAGCACAATTGTCTCGTTTCTTAGATTTTGATACAAATAATGGAAATTCAGCTTTATTGGTGAATAACTATGATTGGATGAAAGATTTTTCATTCATCGATTTTGCGCGTAATGTAGGAAAACACATTACTGTAAATTATATGATGGCGAAAGATTCTGTAAAATCAAGACTTTCTTCTGAATCGAATGTCGGAATGTCTTTCACAGAATTTACATATCAATTGATTCAAGGATACGATTATTTACATTTGTACAAAGAATTAGGTGCAAAATTGCAAATGGGAGGTTCTGATCAATGGGGAAATATTACAACAGGAACAGAATTAATTCGTCGTACAGTACAAGGTGAAGCGTTTGCTTTTACTTGTCCATTAACAACTAAAGCTGACGGAACTAAATTTGGAAAATCAGAAGGTGGAGAAAATATTTGGCTAGATAAAAACCGTACTTCTCCTTATAAATTCTACCAATTTTGGTTAAATCAAGCGGATGCGGATGCAGAACGTTACATCAAAATTTATACATTCTTAGAAAAAGAAGCAATTGATGATTTTATCGAGCGTCATCGTCAAGAGCCACATTTACGCGAATTACAACGTAAATTAGCAACTGAAATTACGATTTTAGTTCATGGTGTTGAAGAATTACGAAAAGCAGAAAAAGCATCTCAAGTTTTATTCGGAAAATCAACTTCAGAAGATTTGAAAGAATTAGATGGAGATACTTTCTTATCAGTTTTCGAAGGTGTACCTCAAGCAACAATTGCAAAAGCTGATATCGAAGCTGGTTTAGATATTGTAACTGCTTTAGCTGAAAAATCTGGTTTCTTAAAATCAAATTCAGAAGCGCGTCGCGAATTAAAAGCAAACGCAATTTCTGTTAACAAAGAAAAAGTAGCGGAAGAATTTGTATTAACAACAGAAAATTTGATCGCAGATAAATACGTTTTATTACAAAAAGGTAAAAAGAATTATTTCATCTTAATTGTTGAATAA
- a CDS encoding dicarboxylate/amino acid:cation symporter: MHKLKDNLLVKVILAIVLGISLGGIIPEAIGRIFMTFNDFFSELLNFLIPLIIVGLIVPSIGRLGQTAGKLLLATVLIAYGSTIFSGLLGYSASMSIFPQLLEHQTGQINLAEKAKEFTPYFSIEFPPLFDVMPALVFSFLFGIGLSRLKDSTFGKFADDFEEIITYLIQNLIIPLLPIFIFGIFLNMSYSGQVVTIMNVFLKIIGVIFVLHVFLLVLQFTIAGIIAKKNPFSMMKLMLPAYFTALGTQSSAATIPVTIAQVKKIGVRDEIANFAVPLCATIHLSGSMLKIVCCCLALMLIQGMEIDFVQFLGFMMMLGIAMVAAPGVPGGAIMAAIGIIASMLGFNAENQALMIALYIAMDSFGTAGNVTGDGAIAVTLNKLFKK, encoded by the coding sequence ATGCACAAACTTAAAGACAATTTACTCGTAAAAGTTATTCTTGCCATTGTACTCGGAATTTCACTCGGCGGAATAATACCAGAAGCTATTGGTCGTATTTTTATGACTTTCAATGATTTTTTTAGCGAATTACTTAACTTTTTGATTCCATTAATCATTGTTGGATTAATTGTTCCATCAATTGGAAGATTAGGACAAACAGCCGGAAAATTATTATTAGCAACCGTTTTAATTGCTTACGGATCAACCATTTTTTCAGGATTATTAGGTTACTCAGCGAGTATGTCTATCTTTCCACAATTATTAGAACATCAAACTGGTCAAATTAATTTAGCCGAAAAAGCAAAAGAATTTACACCATACTTTTCGATAGAATTTCCTCCGTTATTTGATGTAATGCCAGCTTTGGTATTTTCATTTCTTTTCGGAATTGGATTATCACGATTGAAAGATTCGACTTTTGGGAAATTTGCAGATGATTTTGAAGAAATTATTACGTATTTAATTCAAAATTTAATCATTCCATTATTACCAATTTTCATTTTCGGAATCTTCTTGAACATGTCATATTCAGGACAAGTGGTAACAATTATGAATGTATTTTTGAAAATAATTGGTGTAATTTTCGTGCTACATGTTTTCTTATTAGTGCTTCAATTTACAATTGCAGGAATTATTGCGAAAAAGAATCCATTTAGCATGATGAAATTGATGTTACCAGCCTATTTCACAGCATTAGGAACACAATCTTCAGCGGCTACAATTCCTGTAACAATTGCGCAAGTAAAGAAAATTGGAGTTCGAGATGAAATTGCCAATTTCGCTGTGCCGTTGTGTGCAACAATTCATTTATCTGGTTCGATGTTAAAAATCGTTTGTTGTTGTTTAGCATTGATGTTAATACAAGGTATGGAAATTGATTTTGTTCAATTTTTAGGATTTATGATGATGCTTGGAATTGCGATGGTTGCAGCACCTGGAGTTCCTGGTGGAGCGATTATGGCAGCGATTGGTATTATTGCTTCGATGTTAGGATTTAATGCAGAAAATCAAGCGTTGATGATTGCACTTTATATCGCAATGGATAGTTTCGGGACAGCAGGAAATGTGACTGGAGATGGTGCTATTGCTGTAACATTGAATAAATTATTCAAGAAATAA
- the bshC gene encoding bacillithiol biosynthesis cysteine-adding enzyme BshC, whose amino-acid sequence METISLKDSNYFSKLMLNYINQDENLKDFYNLFPTKENYIKQAKNKLEHYKNREILVDQVSKQLSHLDLSKKQQNNLEKLREKNTVTITTGHQLNLFTGPIFFFYKILQVIKACEELNNEQSEINFVPMFWMATEDHDFEEINHFKFGDRIIHWEKEFGGPVGRLSTDGLQKVFDSFLSLIPNGKKKTELQNLIEDSYLSNDNLTDATRKLVHLLFKDLGLLMIDGDDKELKKLMIPTFEEELIQSTSFKKVIPQNEKLEQLGYSIQVNPREINLFYINQNNSRERIVEQNGTYFVNNTSIKFSKEEIITDLHQNPDKFSPNVILRPLYQEKILPNVAYVGGGGEMAYWLQLKEMFDQFEVDFPLLVLRNSLLIRTEKQYEKQQKLDLSNEDLFSNSLAITKKRSINSSEIAPKLPELEEELKSIFERLEHLSSLTESSFADMIQAQRTKQLKGFEKIKQRLVHAEVKKNEDLLKRIEQLLNDLSQQNGLQERVKNFANFDYINTQYFIDFIEDSLRPFDFEFIINTLKEEL is encoded by the coding sequence ATGGAAACAATATCACTTAAGGATTCAAATTATTTCTCAAAATTGATGTTAAATTATATCAATCAAGACGAGAATTTGAAAGACTTCTACAACCTATTTCCAACCAAAGAAAACTATATAAAACAAGCGAAAAATAAGCTTGAACATTATAAAAATAGAGAAATTCTTGTTGATCAAGTTTCGAAACAATTAAGTCATTTAGATTTATCGAAAAAGCAACAAAATAATCTAGAAAAATTAAGAGAAAAGAATACAGTAACAATTACGACTGGACATCAATTAAATTTATTTACAGGTCCAATCTTCTTTTTTTATAAGATTTTGCAAGTCATCAAAGCATGCGAGGAATTGAATAATGAACAAAGTGAAATCAATTTTGTTCCTATGTTTTGGATGGCGACAGAAGATCACGATTTCGAAGAAATTAATCATTTCAAATTTGGAGATCGAATTATTCATTGGGAAAAAGAGTTTGGCGGACCAGTTGGACGTTTATCAACAGATGGTTTACAAAAAGTTTTTGATTCATTTTTGTCATTAATTCCAAATGGAAAAAAGAAAACTGAATTACAAAATCTAATTGAAGATTCTTATTTATCGAATGATAATTTGACTGATGCTACAAGAAAATTGGTTCATTTATTATTCAAAGATCTTGGATTGTTGATGATTGATGGAGATGATAAAGAATTAAAAAAACTAATGATTCCAACTTTTGAGGAAGAATTAATTCAGTCAACATCATTCAAAAAAGTAATTCCTCAAAATGAGAAATTAGAACAATTGGGTTATTCTATTCAAGTAAATCCTCGTGAGATAAACTTGTTTTATATCAATCAAAATAATTCGCGCGAACGTATTGTTGAACAAAATGGAACGTATTTTGTCAATAACACTTCAATCAAATTTTCGAAAGAAGAAATTATTACCGATTTGCATCAAAATCCAGATAAATTTAGTCCAAATGTGATTTTGAGACCGTTGTACCAAGAAAAAATTTTACCAAATGTTGCCTATGTTGGCGGCGGTGGCGAAATGGCTTATTGGTTGCAATTGAAAGAAATGTTCGATCAATTTGAAGTTGATTTTCCACTTTTAGTTTTGAGAAATTCATTGCTAATCCGAACTGAAAAACAATACGAAAAGCAACAAAAATTAGATTTATCAAACGAAGATTTATTTTCGAATAGTTTAGCCATCACAAAAAAACGTTCGATAAATTCGTCAGAAATTGCTCCAAAACTTCCTGAATTGGAAGAAGAATTAAAAAGTATTTTTGAACGTTTGGAACATTTGAGTTCGTTAACAGAATCTTCTTTTGCAGATATGATACAAGCGCAGCGTACAAAACAGTTGAAAGGTTTTGAGAAAATAAAACAACGTTTGGTGCATGCAGAAGTGAAAAAAAATGAGGATTTATTGAAGAGAATCGAGCAATTACTGAATGATCTTTCTCAACAAAATGGTTTGCAAGAACGTGTGAAAAATTTTGCTAATTTTGATTATATTAACACTCAGTATTTCATTGATTTTATTGAAGATAGTCTTCGACCTTTTGATTTTGAGTTCATCATAAATACATTGAAAGAGGAACTCTAA
- a CDS encoding LysM peptidoglycan-binding domain-containing protein, which yields MKKILALLLFVGASALYAQQKTHTVQAKETVYGISKQYGVSQEELYKANPKIEKNGIHPGDLIVIPGKGTPTTKPTETNTQTTTSNVKTSDDNYQYITIEPKETVYNLTKKYKISEETLNSLNPQIKERGLEVGDVIKLPKDVTNKVFSVPKGTHLIKKGETLYTLAKQYNVSVDDLYAENPALQTGVKEGMVITIPKKSGSVVIEENTINYVVQNGDSAYGILEKYNTNLDELLRLNPDLINGLKAGMTLKIPLQKNAKIIKYGTAGKLKRANDNEINVAIMLPFDVANNPQLKNSQAMQFFTGAKLALTRLAKKGKNVNVKVIDTKSGNLQDILSTTDFSKTDAVIGPLNTSDVTEVANFFSNSGIAVISPYANDDSLNSFNDLLISNPKDEVIADQIIEEIGKNFAGEQVYLLTNRDDQELANYTKKQLEKQLKANVVIVDSAAKIVQPHDKVNGEDYYTPIITVLVGDDDNLGKQYLEKLKTFNKDNIKAYGIKSVSVYDVYNADNAKNIDAFREFGFVFSTARLINTRDTEVQSVIKDFKEVYCEFPTRYEQLGYDVTYDIVDRMNNKGDVTNNITTENTRLASKFAYKKISGSKAYTNDASRIVRLPKK from the coding sequence ATGAAAAAAATATTAGCTTTATTGTTATTTGTTGGTGCATCAGCACTTTATGCTCAACAAAAAACGCATACAGTTCAAGCAAAAGAAACCGTTTACGGAATTTCGAAACAATATGGTGTTTCGCAAGAAGAATTGTATAAAGCCAATCCTAAAATTGAAAAAAATGGGATTCATCCAGGTGATTTGATTGTGATTCCTGGTAAAGGAACTCCGACAACCAAACCAACTGAAACCAATACACAAACAACTACGTCAAACGTAAAAACTTCAGACGATAATTATCAATATATTACAATTGAGCCGAAAGAAACGGTTTACAATTTGACAAAAAAATATAAAATTTCGGAAGAAACATTGAACTCATTAAACCCTCAAATCAAAGAAAGAGGTTTAGAAGTTGGTGACGTAATCAAGCTTCCAAAAGATGTGACAAATAAAGTTTTTTCTGTTCCAAAAGGAACACATTTAATCAAAAAAGGAGAAACTTTATACACTTTAGCAAAACAATATAATGTAAGTGTTGACGATTTATATGCAGAAAATCCAGCTTTACAAACAGGTGTAAAAGAAGGAATGGTAATTACAATTCCTAAAAAATCTGGTTCTGTTGTGATTGAAGAAAACACAATCAATTATGTTGTTCAGAATGGAGATTCGGCTTACGGAATTTTAGAAAAATACAACACAAATTTAGATGAATTATTGCGCTTAAATCCTGATTTGATCAATGGTTTAAAAGCTGGAATGACACTTAAAATTCCTTTGCAAAAAAATGCTAAAATCATAAAATACGGAACTGCAGGAAAGCTGAAACGTGCGAACGATAACGAAATTAATGTTGCGATTATGCTACCTTTTGATGTTGCAAATAATCCGCAATTGAAAAATTCGCAAGCGATGCAATTTTTTACTGGAGCTAAATTAGCGTTGACTCGTTTGGCTAAAAAAGGTAAAAATGTAAATGTAAAAGTGATCGACACGAAAAGTGGAAACTTACAAGATATTCTATCAACAACAGATTTCAGTAAAACAGATGCAGTTATTGGTCCATTGAACACGTCTGACGTTACGGAAGTTGCGAATTTCTTTAGCAATTCTGGTATTGCTGTGATTTCGCCTTATGCAAATGACGATTCGTTAAATTCCTTCAATGATTTATTGATTTCTAATCCAAAAGATGAAGTAATTGCAGATCAAATTATCGAAGAAATAGGGAAAAACTTTGCTGGAGAACAAGTTTATTTGTTAACAAATCGTGATGATCAAGAGTTAGCAAATTACACGAAAAAGCAATTAGAAAAACAGTTGAAAGCAAATGTTGTCATTGTAGATAGCGCTGCAAAAATTGTTCAACCACATGATAAAGTTAACGGCGAAGATTATTACACACCAATTATCACGGTTTTAGTTGGTGATGATGATAATTTGGGAAAACAATATTTAGAGAAATTGAAAACATTTAACAAAGATAATATCAAAGCTTACGGAATAAAATCGGTTTCGGTTTATGATGTTTATAATGCAGATAATGCAAAAAATATCGATGCATTCCGCGAATTTGGTTTTGTGTTTAGTACTGCGCGATTAATCAATACAAGAGATACGGAAGTGCAAAGTGTAATCAAAGATTTCAAGGAAGTTTATTGTGAATTTCCGACGCGTTACGAGCAATTAGGTTACGATGTAACGTACGATATTGTGGACAGAATGAATAATAAAGGTGATGTTACCAACAATATTACAACAGAAAACACACGTTTGGCATCGAAGTTTGCATACAAAAAAATAAGCGGAAGCAAAGCTTATACGAATGATGCGAGCCGAATTGTTCGTTTACCTAAAAAATAA